A region of the Microcystis aeruginosa FD4 genome:
CCGAATAAACCAGAACTCATACTATCCGCAGTTTGATAACTGCGAACATAGACGAAGTTAATATCGGCAAATTTGATGAAGGAGAAACCAACCTGAGCACCAGCACTGTAGGAACCGTTAAATAAACCGCTACCAGGGTTAGGATTGCTGGCTCCATTAGTGCCACCACTAGCTAGGTAGGTTCCTGTGACTTGGAAAACATCCCCGATATTAAATCTGACCGCCGCACCAACACCATCGGGACCGCGGAAGACGATGTTATTGTAGCGTTGACCGCGAGATAAAGCACCTGTACCACCATCGGCGAGGAAGGGGTTAGCAGTGATGAAAACGTCATCTAGGTTTAACTCGTTAGCACCAACCCAAACGGTGATTTTACCGAAGGGAGTATCGATGGGAGCGCGGTAGAACAAGTCATCGATGGTGACATCGTTGTCCCGGCCATTATCGTATGCTAGACGGGTCATGTTGGTTCTCGTCGGACCGTTTTGGTTGAAGGTATTGTTAAAGTTACCTGCTTGTAAACGGGTTCTTAACAAATCTTTACCGGTGAAACTGGTTTCAAAGTTGAGACGAACCCGATTATTAAATACTGTTTGAGTTTCATCTTGATTGCTGCCCTCAGTCACCGTACCGTCGGTATTGGTAACGGAAGCTTGACCACCCCAGCTATCGGCGATACTGAAGATTACCTCACCTCTGAGTTTGGTGGTGGTGGAAAATTGATTGTTTTCCAAGAAAGCAACGCGCTGTTCAAGGTTGTCCACTCTAGCACCTAAAGCCGCTAGTTCGGTCTCAAATTCAGCGACAAGACGTTTTAATTTATCGATATCTTCCCTGAGTACACCGACACCATCTTGAATTAAACGTTCCATGACGTTTAAACAAGCGTTTAAACCTGCGGCAAATTCCCAACGGGTGGTAGCGCGATCACCGCGGAAGGTACGGTCGGGAAAACCAACGATACAACCGTAACGTTCCACAAGGCTTCTTAATGCCTCGTAGGCCCAAGCGGTGGGGGATACGTCCCGCAGTTGGTTAACGCTAGTCACCTGGGACATGGAACCCTGATAAACACCCGTATTAATCTGCTGACTACTTTGGGCGCGTTGAATGCGATCAAGTTGTTGTTGCGCAGCCGGATCAATTTTAAGTTGCGGTGTCCCCGGCATAGTCTGAGCCCCTGCGCTGCCAGCAGCCGCCACGGAAGCACCTAATACTAAAGGAGTTACCTTGACTAAATTCTTGAATAGTTTTGACATGGGTCAATCCTCACACCTTATTTTATGGATTGAATGGACTATTAATACAAACAGACTATATGTTTAGCCTGAATTATACTCACATTCTATGCGAATTCCCTCTTGCCTAGGTTAAGTTAATTTTATGATATGACAGAAAAATTTCTGTCTGATCTTATTAAGGTTAGGACTTACGCACTTGACAAATTAACTATGATGTGCATCAAGGAAAATCGGTCGTTTCAGACTTT
Encoded here:
- a CDS encoding iron uptake porin produces the protein MSKLFKNLVKVTPLVLGASVAAAGSAGAQTMPGTPQLKIDPAAQQQLDRIQRAQSSQQINTGVYQGSMSQVTSVNQLRDVSPTAWAYEALRSLVERYGCIVGFPDRTFRGDRATTRWEFAAGLNACLNVMERLIQDGVGVLREDIDKLKRLVAEFETELAALGARVDNLEQRVAFLENNQFSTTTKLRGEVIFSIADSWGGQASVTNTDGTVTEGSNQDETQTVFNNRVRLNFETSFTGKDLLRTRLQAGNFNNTFNQNGPTRTNMTRLAYDNGRDNDVTIDDLFYRAPIDTPFGKITVWVGANELNLDDVFITANPFLADGGTGALSRGQRYNNIVFRGPDGVGAAVRFNIGDVFQVTGTYLASGGTNGASNPNPGSGLFNGSYSAGAQVGFSFIKFADINFVYVRSYQTADSMSSGLFGNVSSPLTERPFGNVGTVADRFGLQGSAQVIPGVLNIGAWGGYANASATGVNAAIGDDNTSIWSWNLNLSVLDLFAEGAALSFGGGQVPRSDKEDGTSYMVEAQYKFPVTKNILITPGAYAIFNANNRNNDTIFVGVIRTTFRF